The Oncorhynchus masou masou isolate Uvic2021 chromosome 4, UVic_Omas_1.1, whole genome shotgun sequence DNA segment cAGCtatatggtttctctcctgtgtgtgttctctggtgtatagtgAGATAGCTAGACGTAGAAAAACActtcccacattgagtacagctatatggtttctcacctgtgtgtgttctctggtgtatagttAGAACGCTAGATGTagaaaaactcttcccacattgatcacagctatatggtttctctcctgtgtgtgttctctggtgtaataTCAGGCTGTCTggctgagtaaaactcttcccacaatgATCACAGCTAtacggtttctctcctgtgtgtgtcctatgGTGTATAGTTAGAtagctagatgtagtaaaacTGCTCCCACAATGATCACAGCtatatggtttctctcctgtgtgtgttctctggtgtatagttAGATAGCTCGATGtcgtaaaactcttcccacattgattacagctataaggtttctctccagtgtgtattctctggtgtgatttCAGGGTTTGTAGCCgtgtaaaactcttcccacattgatcacaggcaaaaggtttctctcctgtgtgaattctcAGGTGTATTTTAAGTTCTGATGAAGATTTGCAACTTTTCCCACAGTGAGAGCAGTGGTGAGATTTCTTCCCTGTGCATCTCTGCTGGTGTTTATTGAGATGTTCTGTACTGGAGAGAATCTTCTCTGCCTCGTCAGTATCAtgaggttgttgaggctcccAAGAGGATGCAAGATCGTCACGTctttctcctgtgtgaacaacaaagtcagacagatggtTAAAGCCCCACAACAGCAGAAATCCATTGTTTATTTGAGGTAAAAGGTGATGCCCAGAGCATACCCATGCAGTTGTACTACAACTGACGTCTGTTCAATTATTTGACTGAAGACAGTCAAGTGAGCAACAATAATCATATTTCGTCTTGTTTTCACATGAGTAGTAACATTGATGATTGTAGGCTAGAAATAAGTTGTTGAAATCCTAAGCAGTGTGCCAGGCGACTTTTGGTCTCCAATATAGGCCCCTTTCTGTGTTTGCTAAAATTGGCGCACAAGGTTAACGAGCACAATTTGGTTGTAGAAACTCCtccctgctaatgaggaaaccgatagttatggatgtagtatatctgcatTGAGCAAAAATGGTGAGCAAAGATTTTAGTTTTTCACAAGGTATTCTGAATATTACAGCGCACCATCAGCGCAAGATCAGGAGTGCTACTCATGGACACtcacattaacttcttatggctgggggcagtgttgagtagcttggatgaataagagtaaactgcctgctacttagTACCAGAAGCTAAgctatgcatattattagtatatttggatagagaacactgaagtttctaaaactgtttgaatgatgtctgtgagtataacataactaatatagcaggcaaaaacctgagaaaaactccaaccaggaagtgggaaatctgaggtttgtagtttttcaactattttcctatcgaatacacagtgtctttggagtcatattgcacttcctaaggcttccactagatgtcagtctttagaaccttttttgatgcttctactgtgaagtgggggcgaatgagaggggattgagtcagaggtctggcagagtgccattaGCTGACCACGCGCATTCACGTGAAAGTTAGCTTGCTTTCCATTGAAtatctacagacaaaggaattttccgggttggaacattattgaagatttatgataaaaacatcctaaagattgatcctatacattgtttgacatgtttctacggactgtaacggaacgcTTTGACTTTGTCTGCTCGCgtgtcatgaatttggattactgtgctaaacgcgcaaacaaaatgGAGGTAAGgggacataaattatgaactttatcgaacaaatcaaacatttattgtggaactgggattcctgggagtgcattctgatgaagatcatcaaagtgaatatttataatgctatttctgacttctgttgactacacaacatggcagatatctgtttggcttgttttggtctctgagcgttGTACTCAGAtcattgcatggtgtgctttttcggtaaagcttttttgaaatctgacacagcggttgcattaaagaGAAGTTTATCTTCAGTTCCATGTATAACTAActagtatttctgtaaattgacgtggctctctgcaaaatcactggatgtttttggaactactgaacataacgtgacaatgtatactgagatgctttttatataaatatgaactttatcgaacaaaacatacatgtattgtgtaacataaagtcctatgagtgtcatctgatgaagatcaaaggttaatgattaatttatctctttctgctttttgtgactactcttcggctggaaaaatggctgtgttttatcTGTGACTAGGCActcacctaacataattgtttgtg contains these protein-coding regions:
- the LOC135521536 gene encoding zinc finger protein 501-like, yielding MSSLSYSPDKEDEVCWTEKETLVEEEAVSIKKQVEGEAVTVKEEEKDVSVKEEEDAFRVKEEEDVIVKEEDDSVSGVKEEEGEMTVTLEEEEEVGDLFNTRERRDDLASSWEPQQPHDTDEAEKILSSTEHLNKHQQRCTGKKSHHCSHCGKSCKSSSELKIHLRIHTGEKPFACDQCGKSFTRLQTLKSHQRIHTGEKPYSCNQCGKSFTTSSYLTIHQRTHTGEKPYSCDHCGSSFTTSSYLTIHHRTHTGEKPYSCDHCGKSFTQPDSLILHQRTHTGEKPYSCDQCGKSFSTSSVLTIHQRTHTGEKPYSCTQCGKCFSTSSYLTIHQRTHTGEKPYSCYQCGKSFAQLNSLIVHQRTHTGEKPYGCGQCGKSFGTSGCLKTHQRTHTGEKPYSCEQCGKSFSTSSYLTIHQRIHTGEKQYSCSHCVTRFAWLNSLVSHQRTHTGEKSHSCAQ